A genomic region of Metopolophium dirhodum isolate CAU chromosome 1, ASM1992520v1, whole genome shotgun sequence contains the following coding sequences:
- the LOC132953814 gene encoding uncharacterized protein LOC132953814, which produces MASSLAHLAGNLSSVNFDKFREVSKVFTTSEMGMTTRKGVYPYEYTDSWDKLCETSLPDKFKFYSALTESHVSDEDYDHATRVWNHFGCTTLGAYSDLYLKIDVLISADVFENFRDICMSTYHLDPAHYYTSPGFSFDSMLKFTKVQLELLVDFEKVLFYESGTRGGLVQASKRHARANNFETPGYNADEPSTSLIYLDGNPEVALAQLEWMGETDDVGRIYEVDISYPQHLHGAHNDMPFLPYASIPPGSSVRKLMVTFLRKERYVVHYMNLKQAMAHGVVVEKTHRVLEFRQTPWLAPYINLNTELRKQATNKFEEQFFKDLNNSVFGKSIENMRKRFNLELVSCPVRMRKLINQPTFNYCTTYNENLSVVVQHSKEVDFCKPIYIGFTVLELSKVLMYGFHYDVMKRHYGDKIDLLYTDTDSLFYRVTTNDFYDDCINNSNLMRFMDTSNLLKDHKCYSTARKRIPGLFKNETNARTVYEYVALRAKSYAYDVEEEVTIRAKGVMRHVIRNHLTFAEHKRCMFADVDDGAESDECDDEFDANMGKMIAVDSALKAVAQIHRNASTSATNSPSTTHPSHFYCYMPFTPYRENVSIQSFKHEMRTIRTMKLVLNRADDKRHVLPDNISTYAHGHHRINY; this is translated from the exons ATGGCGTCGAGCTTGGCACACTTGGCGGGGAATCTCTCCTCAGTGAACTTTGACAAGTTTCGCGAGGTCTCGAAAGTGTTCACCACGTCGGAGATGGGCATGACCACGCGGAAAGGCGTTTATCCGTACGAGTACACGGATTCGTGGGATAAACTGTGCGAGACGTCGTTACCAGACAAGTTCAAGTTTTACAGTGCGTTGACAGAGTCGCATGTTAGCGATGAGGATTATGACCATGCGACTCGGGTTTGGAACCATTTCGGCTGCACGACGCTAGGCGCATATAGTGACTTGTACCTGAAAATCGACGTGCTGATAAGCGCAGACGTCTTTGAAAATTTCAGGGATATATGTATGTCTACATATCACCTGGACCCCGCGCATTACTACACGTCACCAGGATTCAGTTTCGATAGCATGCTAAAGTTTACGAAAGTTCAACTTGAACTTTTAGTCGACTTTGAGAAAGTTCTCTTTTATGAGTCTGGAACCCGCGGCGGTCTGGTGCAGGCCAGCAAGCGTCATGCGCGAGCCAACAATTTCGAGACGCCTGGATACAATGCCGATGAACCTAGCACGTCGCTCATATACCTAGatg GGAATCCTGAAGTCGCGCTGGCCCAGCTGGAGTGGATGGGCGAGACGGACGATGTGGGTAGAATTTACGAAGTTGACATTTCGTATCCGCAACACTTGCACGGCGCCCACAACGATATGCCGTTCCTGCCCTACGCTAGCATACCACCAGGGTCGAGTGTACGAAAGTTGATGGTAACATTTCTGCGGAAAGAACGCTACGTGGTCCATTATATGAATCTAAAACAGGCCATGGCCCACGGAGTCGTAGTCGAAAaa ACGCACAGAGTGTTGGAGTTCCGTCAAACTCCATGGTTAGCaccgtatattaatttaaacacgGAATTACGCAAGCAGGCGACAAACAAATTTGAAGAGCAATTTTTCAAAGACTTGAATAATTCGGTGTtcg GGAAATCGATTGAGAACATGCGTAAACGGTTTAATTTGGAACTCGTATCATGCCCCGTAAGGATGCGTAAGCTGATAAACCAACCAACTTTCAACTACTGCACAACTTATAACGAAAATCTCTCGGTGGTGGTTCAGCATAGCAAAGAAGTGGATTTCTGCAAGCCGATCTATATAGGATTTACCGTACTAGAACTCAGCAAAGTTCTAATGTACGGATTTCATTATGACGTCATGAAGCGCCATTACGGCGATAAGATCGACTTGCTGTACACCGATActg ATTCGTTATTCTACCGCGTGACGACGAATGATTTTTACGACGACTGTATTAACAATTCGAATCTGATGCGGTTTATGGACACCTCTAATTTACTGAAAGACCACAAATGCTATTCAACTGCGAGGAAACGGATTCCGGGGCTGTTCAAAAACGAAACCAATGCCCGTACTGTATATGAGTACGTAGCTCTACGCGCCAAGTCTTATGCGTACGACGTGGAAGAGGAGGTTACAATTCGCGCGAAGGGTGTCATGAGACACGTTATTAGAAATCACCTAACTTTCGCCGAGCATAAGAGGTGTATGTTTGCCGACGTGGACGACGGTGCGGAATCCGACGAGTGTGACGACGAATTCGACGCAAATATGGGGAAAATGATCGCAGTCGACTCCGCGCTGAAAGCTGTCGCCCAAATACATCGGAACGCCTCAACGTCTGCAACAAATTCACCGTCGACCACACATCCGTCACACTTTTATTGCTATATGCCTTTTACACCGTATAGAGAAAATGTCTCTATACAGTCGTTTAAACACGAAATGCGTACGATTAGGACTATGAAACTAGTTTTAAACAGGGCCGACGATAAGCGTCATGTGTTACCGGACAACATTTCAACGTACGCGCACGGTCATCAccgcataaattattaa